Part of the Kitasatospora sp. NBC_01266 genome, GTGGTGGGGGTGATGGTGAGTGAGTGCGGGGTGACGGTGAGGCTGGTGTGGACGGTGACGGGGAGGCCGATCTGGCCGGCCGTCGTGGTCAGGGTGAGACCCGTGCCGTCGGTGCCGAGGGTGAGCGCGCTGTCCTTGCCCTGGCTGAGTCGTTGCTGGAGTGAGGGGTAGGGGATGGTGGCGGTCGCGGTGCCGGTGCTGTAGGTGCCCTTGGTGGTCACGTCGTGCAGGGCGATCCGCAGGTTGAGGTCGGTGTCGGCCCGGTGGATGCCGTTGGCGTCGATCTGCGCGGTGCCGAGGGTGCCGGTGAGGGCTTCCAGGCCTGCGACGGGATCGAGGAACCGCGCTCGGACGGGACCGGTGGGCTTGAGCCGGCAGGAGATTGTGCGGGCCATGCGCCGGTCGGCGACGTGCTCGATCGCGAGGTCGGCGGCAGTGGCGCCGAGCGCGACGGTTGCTGCCAGGGCGGCGGCCACGAGCTTGGGCCTGCGGCGGAGGATTTTCATCATGCGGTCTCCTTGCCGGGGCTGGGCGTGCCGCGCGGCAGAGTGGTCTGCCGGGCCCGGCTGCTTGCCTGCGCTGCCCGGGGTGAGCGTGTGTTGGCCGGTTCAGGGTGTGGGGACGGACGTGGTGGTGGGTGGTGTGGTGCGGGTGGGGCTGTTGTGGCGGCGATGCAGGATCGGTCCGCCGGTGGCGATCGCCGTGCCGAGGCAGGCACCGACGACGAGTTGGGCGTGGGCGGGCGGCATCCAGTGCTGCAGGAGGTATTCGGCGGCCAGCGCCAGCGCGACCAGGAGCAGTTTGAACAGGATGAGGTCCCGCCAGGGGAACCGGGCCATGGGACCTTCGCGCTTGCCGCGGCGGGTGCGCCACCATCGGAGGGACTGCACGAGGGTCATGGCGATCAGCATGGTGACCAGGACCTGGAGGGCGTGCCGCCAGGCCGGTCCGTGCCCGCCGGCGGCCCAGCGCCAGCCGAAGTACAGGCCCGTGAGGATGAAGACGACGCGGACGACGCGGGGCGAGGGCCCGTGCCGGCGTGCGCGGGTTCGTGTCATGGCTCAGGCCGCTCCGGTCATTCGGTCGTGCCGAGTCGCTGGCCCAGCAATGGCCGGTCCGGTTCGGGGCCGTGGCCGGCGTCCGGCCGGAACTGGGCGGCCGGGCCGAAGTGTCCGATGACGCCGGTGGCAGTGCCGAACTGACCGCTGGTCAGGGCGGTGTGCGAGGGCAGGCAGGGTGAGTCGGAGCAGTAGTAGCGGTCGAAGGTGACCGACTTGTCGGCGAGCTTCCGCAGGTGGGGCGTGGTGCGGCGGTGGTATCCGTAGGGCGTGGTGCGGTCGGCGCGCAGGGTGTCCACGTCGACGTAGATGATGCGCATGCTCGGCTCCAGGGTGAGGCGGCAGGGCGGTTTCGGGCACACCGGGTGCGTCCGGGCCCGTCCGGGCATGGAATGCGTGCCGGACGGGTTCCGGGGTGGTGGCGGGCACCTCACGCGCGGCGCGACGCGCTGACGGAGGAAGGGCGCAGGGCGGTTCAGCGACAGCGGAGCTGCGCCTCCAGGCGCGCCTGGGTCAGTTCCAGCCAGGTGATGTAGGCGCGGGCCGTGGCGTAGCCGTGCTCGTGTGCCAGGGTGTGGACCGTGCCGGCCCACACGGGGTCGAGCTCGGGGATCTGCGGCTCCAGCCGACCGCCGTCGGCGGCGGGCAGGGCCGGTGAGCGCCCGTCATGCTCGCGCCGGTACTCCAGCTCGGTGCGCACCACGTCCAGGGCGATCTCGGGATCGAGCTGCCCGGCGAAGATGAAACGCAGCGTGAAGTCGGGGTCCATCGGGCGGGGGGACGGCTCGAAGGGGGACCGGGCCCACTCCAGCAGCGCCGTGCGGCCCGTGTCGGTGATCCGGTAGACCTTGGCGTCCGGGCGTCCCTCGCGCGGGTCGACGTCGAAGTCCACCCAGCCGCGTTCGGTCAGCTTGGCGAGCCGGCGGTAGATCTGCGGGAGTTGGACGCCGTAGCCGATGTATCGTCCCCGACCCTCCATCCACCGGCGCAGGTCGTAGCCGGACAGGCGGCACAGCGCCAGGACGCCGAGGATCACGTAATCGAGCTGCATTTCCCACACCTATGTTCCTGAGTACCTATGACCTCAGGCTATCTGCCGACGGCACGGTGTCAAGCGCCGGTGGCGCCGACGCCGCGCAGCGAAAGCCCGCGTGGCCACTGGAGCTGTCGGGGCTGTTGGCGGTGCGGGCGGCGACCCGGTAGCGGTTGCAGTAGGAACGGTGGCACAGGTGGGAGCCACCGCGGATGACCTTGTCCGTGCCGGTGGGCGGGCCGCTCGGATCGACCAGGGGGCGGGCGGTGCCGTGCTCGGTGGTCCACCAGTCGGCGCACCACTCCCAGACGTTGCCCGAGGTGTTGTACAGGCCGAAGCCGTTGGGCTCGAAGGCGTCGACGGGCGCGGTGCCGCGGTAGCCGTCGGCGGCGGTGTTGCGGGTGGGGAAGGTGCCGCGCCAGATGTTGCAGCGGTACTCGCCCGCCGGGTCCAGTTCGTCCCCCCACGGGTAGCGCCGCTGCTCGAGGCCGCCGCGGGCCGCGTACTCCCACTCGGCCTCGGTGGGCAGCCGCTTGCCCGCCCAGGCGGCGTAGGCCGCCGCGTCGTTCCAGGACACGTGGACCACCGGGTGGTCGCCGCGCCCGTCGAGGGTGCTGCCGGGGCCTTCCGGGCGGTCCCAGGCGGCGCCGCCCACCGCGCACCACCAGGGGGTGCGGGCGGGGCGCGCGGCGCCGCGCCGCAACGCGGCCGGCAGGAAGCCGGCGAACACGTACGACCAGCCCAGGCGCTCGGCGTCGGTGCGGTACCCGGTGGCCGCGGCGAAGCCGGCGAACTGGTCGTTGGCCACCGCGCGGGCATCGATGCGGAACGGATCGAGTCGGACCGACCGCACCGGCCCTTCCCCGTCACCGGCGAACCCTTCCCGGTCCCGGGTGCCCATCAGGAAGTCGCCGCCCGGCAGCAGCACCATCCCCGACGGTTCGCGCACCGGCCCTGCCGGGCATGGCCGCACGGTGGGGGCCTGGCCCGTCGGCGCGGCCCGGACGGCGTCGTGGGCGGGCGGCATGCAGCAGTGCGAAGGCGCCGAAGGATCACTCATGGCGGCAGGTCTCCGTTCCCGATCGGCGGGCGTCCAAGCCCAGGTGGCTATGTTCTAATGTATATAGCTACCTGGGCTTGCGTCGGCGGGGGCGCGATGCCGCAGGCCGACCGCCCGCGCCGCGCGCGGCACCCGTGGCCGTGAAGGGAAAGGGACGCCCTTGAAGGCGATCATGCTCATGTTCGACACGCTGAACCGCCGGTACCTGCCGCCCTACGGCGCCGACGGGGTTCACGCGCCCAACTTCGAACGTCTCGGGGAGCTGAGCGCGACCTTCGACAACTGCTACGGCGGGAGCATGCCCTGCATGCCGGCCCGGCGGGAGATGCACACGGGGCGGTACAACTTCCTGCACCGATCCTGGGGGCCGCTCGAGCCGTTCGACGACTCGGTCCCGCAGATGCTGTCGGCCGCCGGCATCCACACGCACCTGGCCACCGATCACTACCACTACTGGCAGGACGGCGGCGCGACCTACCACAACCGTTTCAGCAGCTACGAGCTCTTCCGGGGCCAGGAGGGCGACAAGTGGAAGGGGCAGGTCGCCGACCCGCCCATGCCGCAGGCGACGGCCAGCTGGCGGGCCGGTTCCCCTGCCTGGCGCCAGGACTGGGTCAACCGGCAGCACATGCCGACCGCCGCCTCCCACCCCCAGACCCTCACCGTCGACGCCGGTCTGGAGTTCGTCCGGACCAACCACGACAGCGACCGCTGGTTCCTGCAGATCGAGTGCTTCGACCCGCACGAGCCGTTCCTCAGCTACCCCGAGCACCGCGCCCACTACCTGCACGCCTACGACGGCGACCACTTCGACTGGCCCGACTACCGGCGCGTCGCCGAGGACCAGCAGACCGTGGACCACCTGCGCGCCGAGTACTCGGCCCTGCTGACCATGTGCGACGCCTCCCTGGGAAGGGTGCTGGACGCGATGGACGCCCACCGGCTGTGGGACGACACGATGCTGATCGTCTGCACCGACCACGGCCTGCTGCTCGGCGAGCACGGCTGGTGGGGCAAGAACGTCCAGCCCTGGTACGACGAGAACATCCACACCCCGCTGTTCATCTGGGATCCCCGCACCGCCGTCCGCGGCGAGCGCCGCGCCGGCCTGGTGCAGACCATCGACCTCGGGCCCACGCTCCTGGAGTACTTCGGACTGCAGCCCACCCCTGACATGCACGGCGTGCCGCTCGCCGGCACCGTCGCCACCGACCAGGCCGTGCGCGTAGGTGCACTGTTCGGCAACCACGGGGGCCACGTCAACGTCACCGACGGCCGCTACGTCTACATGCGCGCCTGCGCGGACCCCTCCAACCAGCCGTTGGAGGAGTACACCCTGATGCCGACCCACATGGCCTCCCGCTTCACCACCGCCGAGCTGCAGGCCGCCGAACTCGCCGAACCGCTCGCCTTCACCAAGGGCTGCCCCGTGCTGCGCATCCCCGGCGCGGCCTGGGGCAATCCCCACCACTTCGGCACCCTGCTGTTCGACCTGGAGCACGACCCCGAGCAGCAGCACCCACTGGTCGACGACGGCATCGAACTGCGCATGGCCACGCTGATGACCGAACTCATGCGCCGCAACGACGCCCCCGCCGGCCAGTTCGAGCGGATGGGACTGCCCGCCACCGGCGAGGTCGGACCGCAGCACCTGCTGGCCCACGCGCAACGCGAACAGGTGGCCCGCTCCCACGCCCCGCTGCCGCCCCCCACAGGCTTCCGCACCGACGGGCCCGGCGTGCTGACCTCCATCGACGAACTCCTCAACGACCCGCACGGCCGTGACGTGCTGGTCGGGCACCTCCCCATGCTCGCCGCCGACGGCCTGCGCCAGATGGTCGCCCACCTCTCCCCCTACCGCCTCGCCGCGATGACACCGGCAATCAGCGCCGACCAACTGCGCAAACTGGAAGCCGATCTCAACGCCGCCGACACGGAGGTCCCCGCATGACCCAGCCGCACGCCGAGCACACCGAGCACACCGAGACCTTCGCCGCCGCCGACGGAACTCCCCTGCCCCTGCACGTGTTCGTCCCCCAGGGCGAGGCCAGGGCCGCCCTCCTGCTGTTCCACGGGGGCGGCTGGATGATCGGCTCGCCGGCCATGTTCTTCCCGCAGGCCAAGGCCCTGGCACAAGCCGGCATCCTCACCGCCAGCGCCGGCTACCGGCTCATCGGAGCCGGTGCCGACAACCCCCTCGACTGCATGGCCGACGCCGAAAACGCCGACCGACTCTTCCGGACGATCGCAGCAGCCGCAGGTCTGGACTCGATCAGCGTCGGCGGCGGATCCGCAGGCGGCCAACTGGCATTCAGCCTGGCCACCTCACCCGCACGGCACTACGACAGCCTCGTACTGTTCAACCCCGCCCTGGACGCCTGCTGCGAAGGCGCAGCCATCGCCGACCTGCTCAAGGTCACGCCCCAGCAGGCCAGGGCGTTCTCGCCACTGCACCACGTGCGCCCCGGCATGCCCCCCACCGTCATGTTCCACGGAACCGACGACCAACTCGTGCCGATCACCCTCGCCCGCCGCTTCCGCCAGCTGATGACCGACACCGGCACGGAGTGCGAACTCGTCGAATTCCCCGGCGCGGGGCACGGCTTCTTCAACCACGACCCGAACGGCAACCCCGCCTACGACACCGTCCTCGAACGAACCCGCGCCCACCTCTTGCGGACGGCGGGAAGACAGTGCCTTCGCCATCGATCGTGCTGATCGAAGGGGGAGGCGTGACGGCGATCGCGGCGCGACGCGCGGAGCTGGACAGGCTCGAAGAGTAGCTGGCCGAGCAGCTCGATGTCCCCCCGTCGAACACGGCTTCGCCCACCTGAAGAACTGGCGGATCCTCACCAGGCTCCGCACCGACCCCGCCCACGACCAGCACGAGCACCCCGGAGAGCCGTCACGCCTGCCCCTCCGACCAGCACGTTCGAAGATGGCGAGGCTTCACTGAACCGCCGCCAGGCTCAGCGCACCCCGCAGGCCGCGAGCGCCCGGACCTGCGGCGCGGTCGGCTCGGCCGGGAAGTAGAGGTAGCAGATCCCACCGCTGCCCGAGGTCGCCACGCCTTCGGCATTCGTCCAACTGGTGCGCAGCCAGGCGTTCTCGAACTGGTGGCGCCGGTAGACGCGGCGCACCGCCTCGTCGGAGGGCGCGGCGGGATCGTTGGCGATGACGTCGCCGTCCGTGGTGAAGCCGATGACCGTCATGAGGTGTCCGGCGGTGCCGTAGCCCGCGCCGTCCAGTTCGCTCGGCAGGAAGCAGACGGAGGTGATGACCGGGATGCCGGCCAGGATCAGCGTCTCGGCGTCCGTCAGCGAGCGCAGTCGGGTGACGACGGCCCGCAGGTCCGGGTAGGTCGCCGCGTAGGCGGCGTTGAACGGCCAGTTCCCGCAGCCCTGGTACTGGTAGTCGTAGGTGCCCCGGGCGGCCTGGCAGACCTGCGGGTCCGGGTAGGCGGGGTCGACCCAGGCCAGGTCGGCGGGTGCGGGCGTGCGGCCCCAGTACGCGATGACCATCTGCGAGGAGGTGGGGCTGCACCAGGCCTCACCGCCGCTGTCGTACCGCGGGTACTGGCCCTGGTGGGTCTCCTGCGAGTAGCGCGGTACGGGCAGTTCGCAGCCGGCGGCCGGGCCGGGGCCGGTGGCCGGCACCTCGGAGCGCTCGGGCAGGTCCGAGGTCAGCACGCCCAGCCGCCGGACCACGGGGGTGAGCGCGGTGCCGGGCCTGCGGTGGAGGGTGAGGCGCAGTTGGCAGGTGGCCAGGCGCAGGCCGCTCGCCGGGGTGTCGATGGCGAAGGTGTCGGTCCGGACGCTGCTCCTGCCGTCCTGCTGGCCGTCCACGCTGGTGCGGCGGATGTCCTGGTCCCCGGCGGCCCAACGGCCCATCACGTACCAGGGCGTGCGGGTCTCGTCGGGGTAGGCGCCGCGCAGCTCGACGGCGATCCAGGTGCCCGCGGGCGCCTCGGCGTTCCAGGAGACCACGGCTTGGGTGGCCGCCACGGCGAGCGGACGTTCGGGCGAAGTCCAGCTCGCCCACTCCCAGTCGGCGGTGGCACCGGTGTGCGGGTCGAGGTAGTCGGCGGTGCCGGCCGCCGCCTCGATCCGGAGTCCGGGCCGGGCCCCGCTCACCACCCCGGTGCCCAGTGCCTCGCCGTCGCCCCAGTCCGCGGCGGTGGTCCAGGCCTGGTAGGCGATCCCGTCGGCCTGCGCGTCCGCTGCCTGCCGCGCCAACCGGCTCGCGGTGGCGGCGAGAGCGCGGGGGGCGACGGCCGCGGCGGTGACGGCGGCGGAGGCGGCGAGCAGCGATCTGCGCGTAGTGGGGTCGGGCACACACTCTCAACGCGGCCGACCCCGTTGGGGTCACGGACAGCGGCCCGGATGCCTCACCTGGCGGATTCCCGGGGAGAAGCCGTTCCGCGACCCGTGGCCGCGGTCAGAAGCCGGTGAGGGTGGTCCTGCCGATGGCCGTGCCGGACTCCAGGATCCGGTGGGCCTGGCGGAGGTTGGCGGCGTTGATCGGGCCGAGGTCCTGGGTGGCGGTGGTGCTGAGGCGGCCGTCGTCCACCAGGCGCGCGATGCGGGTCAGGATGGTGTGCTGCATCGCCTGGTCCGGGGTCTGGAACGTGGAGCGGGTGTACATGAACTCCCAGTGGAAGGAGGCGCTCTTCGCCTTGAGCGCGCCGATGTCGAGGGATTCGAAGTCGTCGATGGCGACGATCTGGCCGAACGGGTTGAGCGCGGCGGCGTAGGCCGCGAGGTTGCGGTCGGTGCCGGCCGTGCTGAAGACGTAGTCCACGCCGCCCGGTGCCACCGCGGCCAACTGCTCGGCGAGCGGCTGCCGGTGGTCGACCACGTGCTCGACTCCCATCCGGCGTGCGAAGGCGACGGTCTCCGGGCGGGAGGCGGTGCCGATCACGGTCAACCCGGTCAGGGCCCGCGCCAGTTGGGCCACGATCGAGCCGACGCCGCCGGCCGCGGCGGTCACCAGGAGCGCGCCGGTCCGGTCCACGGCTCCGTTGCGCAGGCCCATCCGGTCGAACAGGCCTTCCCAGGCGGTGAGGAAGGTGAGCGACAGGGCGTGGGCTGGCTGCGCCTGGTTTCTGCCCCGGCGGAGAAGGCCGGCGGCAAGCTCTGGGAGGGGCCGCAGGAGGCGGAGCGACTCATGCCTCCTGCGGGAGATGATCGATTCCAAGCCGTCAGTGGTCATAGGCAGTCAGCGACCGCATGACGGGCTGGCCGGTGTGCTCGTTGTGCCAGACGGCGGCGGTCAGCGCGAGGATTCGCTGAAGCACGCGGACCATCACGCCGCCGGGGGTGCGGCCGCGGTGGCGTTCGAGGTCGAGCTGGCCCTTGAAGGTCTCGTTGATCGACTCGATGACCTGCCGCAACGGCTTGAACAGCTGTGATCCGGCCCATTCAGCCTCGCCCTTGCGGGCCGGACGCAGCAGTTCGATGTTCAGGTCGGCCAGTTGCGACTCGAACTCGCGGCCGAAGTAGTTCTTGTCGCCGATCAGCGTCTGTCCAGGTGGCCGGTCGGTGACGAGCGTGGGTTCGGTGGCGAAGATGTCGAGGAGTGTCTCGCGTTCGTCGGCCTTTGCCCCGGTCAGCGCGAACGTGATCGGCAGCCCGCCCATCGTGCACAGCAGGTGCAGCCGAAGTCCCCAGAAGTAGCGCGTGTGGCTGGCGCAGTAGCCGTACTGCGCCCATCCGGCCAAGTCGGAGCGCTTGACGGTCTCCCGGGAGCGACCGCACTCAACCGGTGTGGAGTCCACCACCCACACGTCGTCGGTCCACAGCGCGGTGTCCACGGCCAACTCGCGCATGACGTGCCGGATGAGCCCGACCGCCTTCCGCAGCCTCTTGTTGTAGCCGGGCTGCTTCGGCGGGTACGGGAACAGGTGCCTCAGGTGGACCCGGGCATGCCGGAGCCAACGGGCCTCGGAGGTGTAGCCGAGCATGGCCTGCATCATCGACAGCGTCACCAGTTCGGCATCGCTGAGCTGCGGCGAACCCATCAGCAGGTCGTCGGTCCTGACGTAGAGTGCGGTCGCGAGGGAGTCCATGTCTGGCGTCACAACCTGACTGTGGACTCCCTCGCCTCAGGCGCGCAGCCAACCCCTGGAATCGATCATCCGTTCGGTACGAGACAGTTCGCGATTCACCCGGCAGGCTGTACGCGCTGGCGTGTCGTCACGTCCAGTCCTCCGGTTCCCAGGCGAAGAGCAGGTCGAGCAACTCCCGGTCCCCGTCGAGTTGCAGGGAGTCCACCGAAATGCGGTCGTACCGCCAGAGGACCAGATCACTGGCCGTGCCGCGAATGGAGAGGCCTACCGCGTCCTGGTCCTCGCCGGCAGCGGGCAGCCGGGTGGTCCGTGCACCGTCGCCGTCGACCGTGAGGCGCCAGGAGCGGCCCTCGGTGGCGTGAAAGTCGAATGCGGTGGGCTTGTGCGGCCAGGCACTCCTCGTGAAGCTGCCGATGAACAGGCTCTCCTCGACACCGTCGAGCGCCACCTCGACAGGCAGTGAGGCCGAGTCGCCCACGGTGAGCTGGGCATCGTAGGTGTGCACCGCGATCTCCTGGACCTGGTGCCGGGCGACGCCACCGGCAGTGTGCGGCGTCTGCGTGACACCCCAGCCGGTGAAGCAGCCCTGGTCCGGACCGGCCTCCCGCAGGGCCGCCAGCATCAGCTCGGTCGAGGCCGCCAGCCAGGCCAGCACGGCCTCGCGTTCCTGCGGCGCGACCGCGTCACCCTGGGCCGGGGTCTTGGATGTGGCGTCCGGCCCGGCGGCGACGGTGGCGGCCCAGAGACGGCGGCGCTCGCCGATGTGCTGTACCAGGTCGGACAGCGTCCACTCGGGGCAGGTCGGCACCTGCACGTCGAGGCTGGGCGCGGCGGCGATCGCAGCACGGAAGGCGGTTGAACGTTCGTCGATCAGTCGCAACAGATCGGGAAACTCCAGAGTCTTGTGCACAGCGGCAGTCCT contains:
- a CDS encoding LmeA family phospholipid-binding protein produces the protein MMKILRRRPKLVAAALAATVALGATAADLAIEHVADRRMARTISCRLKPTGPVRARFLDPVAGLEALTGTLGTAQIDANGIHRADTDLNLRIALHDVTTKGTYSTGTATATIPYPSLQQRLSQGKDSALTLGTDGTGLTLTTTAGQIGLPVTVHTSLTVTPHSLTITPTTITLMGQQLPITALAHLPNTSAALTSRLSPHTINLPQLPAGTELASAHTDPSGLALVLTLHHHTPAAAPAQPCPTT
- a CDS encoding sulfatase-like hydrolase/transferase; this translates as MRIIYVDVDTLRADRTTPYGYHRRTTPHLRKLADKSVTFDRYYCSDSPCLPSHTALTSGQFGTATGVIGHFGPAAQFRPDAGHGPEPDRPLLGQRLGTTE
- a CDS encoding PadR family transcriptional regulator, translating into MQLDYVILGVLALCRLSGYDLRRWMEGRGRYIGYGVQLPQIYRRLAKLTERGWVDFDVDPREGRPDAKVYRITDTGRTALLEWARSPFEPSPRPMDPDFTLRFIFAGQLDPEIALDVVRTELEYRREHDGRSPALPAADGGRLEPQIPELDPVWAGTVHTLAHEHGYATARAYITWLELTQARLEAQLRCR
- a CDS encoding formylglycine-generating enzyme family protein — its product is MSDPSAPSHCCMPPAHDAVRAAPTGQAPTVRPCPAGPVREPSGMVLLPGGDFLMGTRDREGFAGDGEGPVRSVRLDPFRIDARAVANDQFAGFAAATGYRTDAERLGWSYVFAGFLPAALRRGAARPARTPWWCAVGGAAWDRPEGPGSTLDGRGDHPVVHVSWNDAAAYAAWAGKRLPTEAEWEYAARGGLEQRRYPWGDELDPAGEYRCNIWRGTFPTRNTAADGYRGTAPVDAFEPNGFGLYNTSGNVWEWCADWWTTEHGTARPLVDPSGPPTGTDKVIRGGSHLCHRSYCNRYRVAARTANSPDSSSGHAGFRCAASAPPALDTVPSADSLRS
- a CDS encoding sulfatase; protein product: MFDTLNRRYLPPYGADGVHAPNFERLGELSATFDNCYGGSMPCMPARREMHTGRYNFLHRSWGPLEPFDDSVPQMLSAAGIHTHLATDHYHYWQDGGATYHNRFSSYELFRGQEGDKWKGQVADPPMPQATASWRAGSPAWRQDWVNRQHMPTAASHPQTLTVDAGLEFVRTNHDSDRWFLQIECFDPHEPFLSYPEHRAHYLHAYDGDHFDWPDYRRVAEDQQTVDHLRAEYSALLTMCDASLGRVLDAMDAHRLWDDTMLIVCTDHGLLLGEHGWWGKNVQPWYDENIHTPLFIWDPRTAVRGERRAGLVQTIDLGPTLLEYFGLQPTPDMHGVPLAGTVATDQAVRVGALFGNHGGHVNVTDGRYVYMRACADPSNQPLEEYTLMPTHMASRFTTAELQAAELAEPLAFTKGCPVLRIPGAAWGNPHHFGTLLFDLEHDPEQQHPLVDDGIELRMATLMTELMRRNDAPAGQFERMGLPATGEVGPQHLLAHAQREQVARSHAPLPPPTGFRTDGPGVLTSIDELLNDPHGRDVLVGHLPMLAADGLRQMVAHLSPYRLAAMTPAISADQLRKLEADLNAADTEVPA
- a CDS encoding alpha/beta hydrolase; the encoded protein is MTQPHAEHTEHTETFAAADGTPLPLHVFVPQGEARAALLLFHGGGWMIGSPAMFFPQAKALAQAGILTASAGYRLIGAGADNPLDCMADAENADRLFRTIAAAAGLDSISVGGGSAGGQLAFSLATSPARHYDSLVLFNPALDACCEGAAIADLLKVTPQQARAFSPLHHVRPGMPPTVMFHGTDDQLVPITLARRFRQLMTDTGTECELVEFPGAGHGFFNHDPNGNPAYDTVLERTRAHLLRTAGRQCLRHRSC
- a CDS encoding peptidase C39 family protein, yielding MPDPTTRRSLLAASAAVTAAAVAPRALAATASRLARQAADAQADGIAYQAWTTAADWGDGEALGTGVVSGARPGLRIEAAAGTADYLDPHTGATADWEWASWTSPERPLAVAATQAVVSWNAEAPAGTWIAVELRGAYPDETRTPWYVMGRWAAGDQDIRRTSVDGQQDGRSSVRTDTFAIDTPASGLRLATCQLRLTLHRRPGTALTPVVRRLGVLTSDLPERSEVPATGPGPAAGCELPVPRYSQETHQGQYPRYDSGGEAWCSPTSSQMVIAYWGRTPAPADLAWVDPAYPDPQVCQAARGTYDYQYQGCGNWPFNAAYAATYPDLRAVVTRLRSLTDAETLILAGIPVITSVCFLPSELDGAGYGTAGHLMTVIGFTTDGDVIANDPAAPSDEAVRRVYRRHQFENAWLRTSWTNAEGVATSGSGGICYLYFPAEPTAPQVRALAACGVR
- a CDS encoding zinc-binding dehydrogenase, which codes for MGLRNGAVDRTGALLVTAAAGGVGSIVAQLARALTGLTVIGTASRPETVAFARRMGVEHVVDHRQPLAEQLAAVAPGGVDYVFSTAGTDRNLAAYAAALNPFGQIVAIDDFESLDIGALKAKSASFHWEFMYTRSTFQTPDQAMQHTILTRIARLVDDGRLSTTATQDLGPINAANLRQAHRILESGTAIGRTTLTGF
- a CDS encoding IS982 family transposase; the encoded protein is MDSLATALYVRTDDLLMGSPQLSDAELVTLSMMQAMLGYTSEARWLRHARVHLRHLFPYPPKQPGYNKRLRKAVGLIRHVMRELAVDTALWTDDVWVVDSTPVECGRSRETVKRSDLAGWAQYGYCASHTRYFWGLRLHLLCTMGGLPITFALTGAKADERETLLDIFATEPTLVTDRPPGQTLIGDKNYFGREFESQLADLNIELLRPARKGEAEWAGSQLFKPLRQVIESINETFKGQLDLERHRGRTPGGVMVRVLQRILALTAAVWHNEHTGQPVMRSLTAYDH
- a CDS encoding maleylpyruvate isomerase family mycothiol-dependent enzyme, which produces MHKTLEFPDLLRLIDERSTAFRAAIAAAPSLDVQVPTCPEWTLSDLVQHIGERRRLWAATVAAGPDATSKTPAQGDAVAPQEREAVLAWLAASTELMLAALREAGPDQGCFTGWGVTQTPHTAGGVARHQVQEIAVHTYDAQLTVGDSASLPVEVALDGVEESLFIGSFTRSAWPHKPTAFDFHATEGRSWRLTVDGDGARTTRLPAAGEDQDAVGLSIRGTASDLVLWRYDRISVDSLQLDGDRELLDLLFAWEPEDWT